TAACTAATCCTGATGATGTAGCCGAAGCTATTCGAAAATCACAATGTGATGTACTTGTCCATTCAGCATCACCGATGCATGGATTATCTCAAGATATTTACGAAAAAGTTAATGTACAGGGTACGGAAAATTTACTCAAAGTAGCTAGAGAAACCAATATTGGATCATTTGTTTACACCTCATCAGCAGGAGTCATTTTCAATGGCCAGAACGTCATTAATGCTAACGAATCATGGCCATATCCTGAAGTACACATGGATGGTTATAACGAAACCAAAGCAATAGCTGAGACTGCCGTATTAAAAGCCAATGATCCTAAAAATGGGTTTAGAACAGTGAGCTTGAGACCTGCCGGTATATTTGGTCCAGGTGACCGTCAATTGGTTCCTGGTTTAAAAGCGAGTGCTAAGTTAGGTCAATCCAAGTATCAACTAGGAGACAATAATAACTTATTCGATTGGACATACGTAGGAAATGTTGCTGATGCACATGTACTTGCAGCGCAGAAGCTTTTGAATGAACACACTAAAGATCAAGTTTGTGGAGAGACCTTTTTTATCACTAATGATGCACCAACTTATTTTTGGACTTTGGCAAGAACAGTATGGAAAAATGATGGTGTTATTGATCCTTATTATATTAAATTGAACAGAACAGTTGCTGTTGGATTAGGATACATTTCACAGTTTGTATCCAATTTTTTGGGCAAAGAACCAGGTTTAACTCCATTTAGAGTTAGGGTAGTTTGTGCCACTAGATATCATAACATCACCAAAGCCAAGACATTATTGGGATATAAGCCTGCAGTGGATTTAGAAACAGGAATCATCAACACTCTCGAATGGATCAATGAGAAATTATAAGAGATATTAGATATTATACGTGTGTTTATTTTAAAGAATATACCAAAAACAGTTTATTAATAGAGTAAATAAAAAAGACTTCTGAACCCTTTTTCTCAAAACGCAACATGGGTCTGGAATGCAtatttgatccaaattAATGAACAGCAACCAATATTGCAAAGATGAAGAGTATCGCCATATTTGGTAAATTAAATCCAATTGTACCTGATTGTTGTTCATTCAATAAACCAACtgttgatgagtttgaatAATTGGAAGAAGCATTAACGGCAATCACTGTTGTGTCCTCCATAACAACTGCTCTATCTGTAGCACCCACTTGGCCTCCATTCTCTTTATTtgcattttcatcatctggCAACAAGTCGAAGTTCAGGTTTTTAAAATGGGGTTGTTTAGTTAAAGACTCAACATTGTAAACTTTACTTTGTAGACTGGCATCAACTGCATCATCCAAAACTCTAGGATCCTCTTCATCTACCCTCACAATACTTTTTCTAGGTGGCTCAGGGTCTTCTTTCTTAAAAGGCAAAGAACAAGCATTGACCTCATTCATTTCAGCACAATCCAGCAACAACACAGTCAAGAAGTTGGTATTGGGATTCCCAGGACACAAGTGATAacattcatcatcaatactTTGCAAAGCACAACATTCACAAGCTAAATCGTTAGGTTTGcattcatccaatttggaaagaaCGTCATTACAACAAGTGGATAGCTTGACTAAATCATTTGGTTCACATTTGGTAGTTCTACGTGGATTTGGATTCAAATAAGTCCCATATTCACCAACTTTGTTCAAGGAAGCGGCAAAGATACCCGTAGTGAGGACAAATACTAAGATAAAGTTGCGTAAATAAAgtgtcattgttgaatgtgTATGTTTGATATGTTTGTGGTGGGTAGAAAAATTACCACAGAagaaaattgcaaattgtAAAACTTGGTTGTAATTGTGATTCAACTGCAAAAAATAAGGAAAAACGAAAATaatattacacaaagtGACTCATAATGGTGGTTCTTCAGAAGatttttgttcttgtttgtaGTCATGTTTGAGCTGTTGATATCAAAAAGGGGTAACAATATGTCAGTGACATACAAAACTACCCAGTTTCATGATTCATATTTGGGTGCAATCAATCTCATCTCAGCAGGAGCAGCCAAACACGTCTCTTCACAGACCAAATATGTAAGGTAAATGTTAGCTCTGGCTCGAGGTGGTTACTCTCTCTCGCTTAAAAAATATATAGGAA
The Candida orthopsilosis Co 90-125, chromosome 5 draft sequence genome window above contains:
- a CDS encoding Pga43 GPI-anchored protein, with protein sequence MTLYLRNFILVFVLTTGIFAASLNKVGEYGTYLNPNPRRTTKCEPNDLVKLSTCCNDVLSKLDECKPNDLACECCALQSIDDECYHLCPGNPNTNFLTVLLSDCAEMNEVNACSLPFKKEDPEPPRKSIVRVDEEDPRVLDDAVDASLQSKVYNVESLTKQPHFKNSNFDLLPDDENANKENGGQVGATDRAVVMEDTTVIAVNASSNYSNSSTVGLLNEQQSGTIGFNLPNMAILFIFAILVAVH
- a CDS encoding Erg26 C-3 sterol dehydrogenase, whose protein sequence is MTGKDLKSVLLVGGSGFLGLHLIQQFVTHCPGIKITVFDVRPLPDKLSKFFTFDPNSIEFFRGDLTNPDDVAEAIRKSQCDVLVHSASPMHGLSQDIYEKVNVQGTENLLKVARETNIGSFVYTSSAGVIFNGQNVINANESWPYPEVHMDGYNETKAIAETAVLKANDPKNGFRTVSLRPAGIFGPGDRQLVPGLKASAKLGQSKYQLGDNNNLFDWTYVGNVADAHVLAAQKLLNEHTKDQVCGETFFITNDAPTYFWTLARTVWKNDGVIDPYYIKLNRTVAVGLGYISQFVSNFLGKEPGLTPFRVRVVCATRYHNITKAKTLLGYKPAVDLETGIINTLEWINEKL